The following are encoded in a window of Lacinutrix sp. WUR7 genomic DNA:
- a CDS encoding SnoaL-like domain-containing protein, which yields MNTKEVANTWWKMCKEDKHIECVNELYAENVVCREMPGMPGEITTGKQNILNKSKEWLESVEDFHASEISEPIVAGNFFTAKMTFDCTFKEGGRQKMEEVCVYEVKDGKIASEQYFYNID from the coding sequence ATGAATACGAAAGAGGTTGCCAATACATGGTGGAAGATGTGCAAAGAAGATAAGCATATAGAATGTGTTAATGAACTATATGCTGAAAATGTGGTATGTCGAGAAATGCCTGGAATGCCTGGAGAAATAACCACAGGAAAACAAAACATTTTGAACAAGAGTAAAGAATGGTTAGAAAGTGTAGAAGACTTTCATGCTAGCGAAATTAGCGAACCTATTGTTGCTGGTAACTTTTTTACTGCTAAAATGACTTTCGATTGTACTTTTAAAGAAGGAGGAAGACAAAAAATGGAAGAAGTTTGTGTCTACGAAGTAAAAGATGGTAAAATTGCAAGTGAGCAATATTTTTATAACATCGATTAA
- the folE gene encoding GTP cyclohydrolase I FolE produces MKTEIIKNNNSLNGFSHQDIGDEHLYTGLKTPMKADAFKWSDDEKKERIAILFEEIMDVIGLDLTDDSLKGTPNRVAKMYIDEIFSGLNPKNKPIIALFDNKYQYNQMLIEKNITLYSNCEHHFVPILGKAHVAYISSGTVIGLSKLNRIVQYYAKRPQVQERLTNQIAEELKKILKTEDVAVIIDAKHLCVSSRGIKDDTSTTITTYYGGKFNTPNKITELQNYLKN; encoded by the coding sequence ATGAAAACAGAAATCATTAAAAACAACAATAGTTTAAATGGCTTTAGTCATCAAGATATTGGTGATGAACATTTATATACCGGTTTAAAAACACCTATGAAAGCAGATGCTTTTAAATGGAGTGATGATGAAAAAAAAGAACGCATAGCCATACTTTTTGAAGAAATTATGGATGTCATCGGATTAGATCTTACAGACGATTCTTTAAAAGGAACACCAAATCGTGTTGCTAAAATGTATATAGATGAAATATTTTCGGGTTTAAACCCGAAAAACAAGCCGATAATAGCATTATTTGATAATAAATATCAATACAACCAAATGCTTATCGAAAAAAATATTACCTTATATTCCAATTGCGAACATCACTTTGTGCCAATTTTAGGAAAAGCACATGTTGCATATATATCTTCTGGTACAGTTATTGGTTTATCTAAACTTAACAGAATCGTTCAATATTATGCAAAAAGACCGCAGGTACAAGAACGTTTAACAAATCAAATAGCAGAAGAATTAAAAAAAATTTTAAAAACAGAAGATGTAGCTGTTATAATAGATGCCAAACATTTATGTGTTTCTTCTAGAGGTATTAAAGACGATACTTCCACAACAATTACAACATACTATGGAGGAAAATTTAATACTCCTAATAAAATTACAGAATTACAAAACTATTTAAAAAATTAA
- a CDS encoding deoxyribodipyrimidine photo-lyase, with product MKDTINIFWFRRDLRLEDNVGLFHALNAKKPVLPIFILDTEILEQLPKEDARVSFIHNTLQNINKELQSKYNSSIAMYFGKPLEVYKKLAASYTIDTVYTNRDYEPYAKDRDTEIETFLESKNISFKTFKDHVIFEKDEIVKKDGKPYLVYTPYMKLWKATFRTKSLETYDSVGLLNHLIQEKHLPNLSLQDIGFVPSNQEIKAYKVTSNLIQNYEATRNFPAQDSTSKLGPHLRFGTVSIREMVQKAISETNEIFWQELIWREFFIQILWHFPQTLTYSFKPKYDNIVWRNNDQEFKLWCQGKTGYPLVDAGMRELNETGFMHNRVRMLVGSFLCKHLLIDWRLGEAYFAEKLHDYEMASNIGNWQWVAGCGVDAAPYFRIFNPTTQIEKFDKKLEYIKKWVPDFQELTYPRPMVDHKEARERCLNTYKEALNAS from the coding sequence ATGAAAGACACCATAAACATTTTTTGGTTTAGAAGAGATTTAAGATTAGAAGATAACGTAGGATTATTTCATGCTTTAAATGCTAAAAAACCGGTTTTACCTATATTTATTTTAGATACAGAAATACTAGAACAACTACCAAAAGAAGACGCTCGTGTTAGTTTTATTCACAACACGCTACAAAACATCAATAAGGAATTACAAAGCAAATACAATAGTAGTATTGCTATGTACTTTGGCAAACCTCTAGAGGTATACAAAAAATTAGCAGCGTCTTACACCATAGATACTGTCTATACCAATCGCGATTATGAACCTTACGCTAAAGATCGGGATACAGAAATTGAAACCTTTTTAGAGAGCAAAAACATCTCCTTTAAAACCTTTAAAGATCATGTTATTTTTGAAAAAGATGAAATTGTAAAGAAAGATGGTAAACCGTATTTAGTGTACACACCATACATGAAATTATGGAAAGCAACTTTTAGAACAAAAAGTTTAGAAACTTATGATTCAGTTGGTTTACTGAACCACTTAATTCAAGAAAAACACCTTCCTAATTTAAGTTTACAGGATATTGGTTTTGTACCATCTAATCAAGAAATAAAAGCATATAAAGTCACTTCTAATTTAATTCAAAATTACGAAGCAACAAGAAATTTCCCAGCACAAGATAGCACTTCAAAGTTAGGACCACATTTACGTTTTGGTACCGTAAGTATTCGTGAAATGGTACAAAAAGCGATTTCAGAAACCAATGAAATCTTCTGGCAAGAACTAATTTGGAGAGAGTTTTTCATTCAAATTCTTTGGCATTTTCCGCAAACGCTTACGTATAGCTTTAAACCGAAATACGACAACATTGTATGGCGAAATAACGACCAAGAATTTAAACTTTGGTGTCAAGGAAAAACCGGATATCCTTTAGTGGATGCAGGCATGCGAGAATTAAATGAAACAGGTTTTATGCACAATCGTGTACGCATGCTTGTTGGTAGTTTTTTATGCAAACATTTACTAATCGATTGGCGATTAGGAGAAGCTTATTTTGCTGAAAAATTACACGATTATGAAATGGCTAGTAATATTGGCAACTGGCAATGGGTTGCTGGTTGTGGTGTAGATGCTGCTCCGTATTTTCGCATATTTAATCCAACGACACAAATAGAAAAATTTGACAAGAAATTAGAATACATAAAAAAATGGGTTCCCGATTTTCAAGAGCTTACTTATCCTAGGCCTATGGTCGATCATAAAGAAGCAAGAGAACGATGCTTGAATACATATAAAGAAGCTTTAAACGCTTCCTAG
- a CDS encoding AarF/ABC1/UbiB kinase family protein, with protein sequence MKTIDKIPITKIQRASKLVSTGAKVGVNYIKYYGDKMVHSKEDAKERLNKNNAEDIYDSLKQLKGSALKVAQMLSMEKSLLPQAYVEKFSLSQFSVPPLSPALVIKTFKKYFGKSPNELFDTFNATSVNAASIGQVHIAERNGKKLAVKIQYPGVAESISSDLAMVKPIAMRMFNIKGKDSDKYFHEVESKLIEETNYILEIAQSKEVAKACAHIPNLLFPEYYEELSSERIITMDYMHGIHLSEFTAINKSEEKANQVGQALWDFYMYQIHVLKKVHADPHPGNFLVSDTANLIALDFGCMKSIPDPFYTPYFELAQKENIEDEAVFLSKLYELEILKEEDTAEEIEFFTEMFHKMLSLFARPLQDETFDFSNPYFFQEIAALGEHYSKSTQLRKMNGNRGSKHFIYINRTFFGLYNLMFDLKAKNIKINNFHTL encoded by the coding sequence AGACAAAATGGTGCATTCTAAAGAAGATGCCAAAGAACGTCTTAATAAAAATAATGCGGAAGATATTTACGATAGTTTAAAGCAACTTAAAGGAAGTGCTTTAAAAGTAGCACAAATGTTAAGCATGGAAAAGAGCTTGTTACCACAAGCTTATGTTGAAAAGTTTTCACTATCTCAGTTTTCGGTTCCGCCATTATCTCCTGCTCTAGTAATAAAGACTTTTAAAAAATATTTTGGAAAATCGCCAAACGAACTATTTGATACTTTTAATGCAACTTCTGTAAATGCTGCTAGTATTGGCCAAGTCCATATAGCAGAAAGAAACGGGAAAAAACTTGCTGTGAAAATCCAATATCCAGGAGTTGCAGAAAGTATCTCATCCGATTTAGCCATGGTAAAACCAATAGCCATGCGTATGTTTAATATTAAAGGAAAAGATTCGGATAAATACTTTCACGAAGTAGAATCAAAACTGATTGAAGAAACCAATTACATTCTAGAAATTGCCCAAAGTAAAGAGGTTGCAAAGGCATGCGCACACATACCAAATTTATTATTTCCAGAATATTATGAAGAACTATCTTCTGAAAGAATCATTACTATGGACTATATGCATGGTATACATCTTTCCGAATTTACTGCAATAAATAAATCAGAAGAAAAGGCTAATCAAGTTGGTCAAGCTCTTTGGGATTTTTACATGTATCAAATTCATGTATTAAAAAAGGTGCATGCAGATCCGCATCCTGGAAACTTTTTAGTCTCAGATACCGCAAACTTAATCGCATTAGATTTTGGTTGTATGAAAAGCATTCCGGATCCATTTTACACACCCTATTTTGAATTAGCGCAGAAAGAGAATATAGAAGACGAAGCTGTGTTCCTTTCTAAATTATACGAATTAGAAATTTTAAAAGAGGAAGATACTGCCGAGGAAATTGAATTTTTTACAGAAATGTTTCATAAAATGCTAAGTTTATTTGCTAGACCATTACAAGACGAAACTTTCGATTTTTCGAATCCGTATTTTTTCCAAGAAATTGCAGCACTAGGCGAGCATTATTCTAAAAGCACACAATTAAGAAAAATGAATGGAAACAGAGGTTCTAAACATTTCATTTATATCAATAGAACTTTTTTCGGACTTTATAATTTAATGTTCGACTTAAAAGCTAAAAACATAAAAATCAACAATTTTCATACGCTATAA
- a CDS encoding TspO/MBR family protein, producing MQFFKVFVSFLILNFGALGIGSWLMNNGPRTEWYMNLNQAPWTPPGRVFGVAWTSIMICFSIYMAQLYLKMPTKEVLTLFALQFILNVMWNYVFFNQHLILIGFLVIILLTILVCYFFFKFDAIQTRYLLLPYILWLCIATSLNGYILINN from the coding sequence ATGCAATTTTTTAAAGTATTTGTTTCGTTCTTAATATTAAATTTTGGAGCTCTAGGTATTGGAAGTTGGCTCATGAATAATGGACCGCGAACCGAATGGTATATGAATTTAAACCAAGCCCCTTGGACTCCTCCAGGTCGGGTTTTTGGTGTTGCTTGGACAAGCATAATGATCTGTTTTTCGATATACATGGCACAGTTATATCTAAAAATGCCAACCAAAGAAGTCCTTACCCTTTTCGCATTACAGTTTATTCTAAATGTCATGTGGAACTATGTTTTTTTCAACCAACACCTTATTTTAATAGGCTTTTTAGTAATCATACTATTAACCATTTTAGTATGCTATTTCTTTTTTAAATTTGATGCAATACAAACTAGATACCTCCTATTACCATATATCCTTTGGCTATGTATTGCAACTTCTCTAAATGGGTACATACTTATAAATAACTAA
- a CDS encoding Lacal_2735 family protein — MFGLFKKKTKAEKLQEKYNKLMKEWHQLSSINRSESDKKYQEANAVLDEIESLKTV, encoded by the coding sequence ATGTTTGGATTATTTAAAAAGAAAACAAAAGCCGAAAAGCTTCAGGAGAAATACAACAAGTTAATGAAAGAATGGCATCAACTTTCTAGTATTAATAGATCAGAAAGCGATAAAAAATACCAAGAAGCCAATGCCGTATTAGATGAAATAGAAAGTCTTAAAACAGTTTAA
- a CDS encoding SRPBCC family protein: MKIYTFHKKQKLPISVDEAWKFLSDPKNLKVITPDYMSFNILSGADRPMYAGQIIQYIVTPVLGIKTKWVTEITHIVDKHYFVDEQRFGPYALWHHKHFIKEIEGGVEMEDIIDYKVPFGIIGQLVHPFLVKPKLNEIFAYRKEKLESLFGTYI; the protein is encoded by the coding sequence ATGAAAATTTATACATTTCATAAAAAACAAAAACTACCAATTTCTGTGGATGAAGCTTGGAAGTTTTTGTCGGATCCAAAAAACCTTAAAGTAATTACTCCTGATTATATGAGTTTTAATATACTTTCTGGTGCGGATAGACCCATGTATGCAGGACAGATTATTCAATATATCGTTACTCCTGTATTAGGAATAAAAACAAAATGGGTTACAGAAATTACACATATAGTCGATAAACATTATTTTGTAGACGAACAGCGCTTTGGTCCGTATGCATTATGGCATCATAAACATTTTATTAAAGAAATTGAAGGTGGCGTTGAAATGGAAGATATTATAGATTATAAAGTTCCTTTCGGAATTATTGGTCAGTTAGTGCATCCTTTTCTTGTGAAGCCTAAATTGAATGAAATTTTTGCATACCGCAAAGAAAAACTAGAATCCCTTTTTGGAACCTACATATAA
- a CDS encoding SDR family NAD(P)-dependent oxidoreductase — MKTYIVIGGSKGIGKAIIETLIVDNKIINISRTAPRFNPDNLTHYGCDVLVDDLPEIENADGLVYCPGSINLKPISRLSIDDFKEDFEINVLGAVKAIQKYLPILKNGKQSAILLFSTVAAKLGMPYHASIATAKSGVEGLVKSLGAELAPTIRINAIAPTVTDTELASKLLRNDKMAENITERHPLKKYLKPNEVAEMASFLLSEKAASMSGQIFEMDCGIVSFKI; from the coding sequence ATGAAAACATACATAGTAATTGGAGGCAGCAAAGGTATAGGTAAGGCTATTATTGAAACTTTAATAGTAGATAATAAAATTATTAATATTAGTAGAACTGCTCCTCGTTTCAACCCTGATAATTTAACACATTATGGTTGCGACGTGTTGGTGGATGATTTACCAGAAATAGAAAATGCCGATGGCTTGGTGTATTGTCCTGGTAGCATAAACCTTAAACCAATTTCTAGATTAAGTATAGACGATTTTAAAGAAGATTTTGAAATTAATGTTCTTGGTGCTGTAAAAGCAATTCAAAAGTATTTACCTATTTTAAAAAATGGTAAGCAATCTGCTATATTATTATTTAGTACGGTAGCTGCTAAGCTAGGAATGCCGTACCATGCCAGTATTGCAACTGCAAAATCTGGAGTCGAGGGATTAGTTAAATCACTTGGAGCAGAATTAGCGCCTACTATAAGAATTAATGCGATTGCTCCCACTGTTACTGACACCGAATTAGCATCCAAACTTTTAAGGAACGACAAAATGGCAGAAAACATTACGGAACGTCATCCTTTAAAAAAATATTTAAAACCTAACGAAGTTGCAGAAATGGCTTCTTTTTTATTATCTGAAAAAGCGGCATCCATGTCTGGACAAATATTTGAAATGGATTGTGGAATCGTTTCTTTTAAAATATAA
- a CDS encoding glutathione peroxidase, which yields MLNFLNKNTAQKPPSTSIYDIEINSLDGKAIDLSNYKGKMLLIVNVASQCGFTKQYADLQKLYDTYKNNLMIIGVPCNQFGGQESGSASEIQSFCQKNFGVTFLMTEKLDVKGSNQHPLFQWLTSKELNGKSNSTVKWNFQKYLINKEGQLVDYYFSTTNPASNKIVKHLNS from the coding sequence ATGTTAAACTTTTTAAATAAAAATACAGCGCAAAAGCCACCATCTACATCCATTTACGATATAGAAATAAATAGTTTAGATGGCAAAGCTATTGATCTATCTAATTATAAAGGTAAAATGCTACTCATCGTTAACGTAGCTTCCCAATGTGGTTTTACGAAACAATACGCCGACCTTCAAAAATTATACGATACTTATAAAAATAATCTAATGATTATAGGTGTTCCTTGTAATCAATTTGGCGGTCAGGAATCTGGGTCTGCTAGTGAGATTCAATCTTTTTGTCAGAAAAATTTCGGAGTTACTTTCTTAATGACCGAAAAATTAGATGTAAAAGGAAGTAACCAACACCCACTTTTCCAATGGTTAACCAGCAAAGAATTAAACGGAAAATCTAATTCTACCGTAAAATGGAATTTTCAGAAATACTTAATAAATAAAGAAGGCCAATTAGTAGATTATTATTTTTCTACAACCAATCCTGCAAGCAATAAGATTGTAAAACATTTAAATTCATAA
- a CDS encoding TIGR03643 family protein, which yields MKLNTIQVDRVIEMAWEDRTTFEAIYFQFKLKEQDVICLMRQEMKPSSFKMWRKRVQGRKTKHEKLRSFNEGRFKCSRQKQITQNSISKR from the coding sequence ATGAAATTAAATACCATACAAGTAGACAGAGTTATAGAAATGGCTTGGGAAGACAGAACCACTTTTGAAGCGATATACTTTCAGTTTAAACTAAAAGAACAAGACGTTATTTGTTTAATGCGACAAGAAATGAAACCTAGCAGTTTTAAGATGTGGCGAAAACGGGTGCAAGGAAGAAAAACAAAACATGAAAAACTACGCTCTTTTAACGAAGGTAGATTTAAATGTAGCAGACAAAAACAAATAACGCAAAACAGTATTTCTAAAAGATAA
- a CDS encoding SDR family oxidoreductase — MNILVTGATGYIGKRLIPLLLHEGHHVTCAVRDKLRADKSYLQEEQIDIIEVDFLKPETLKNIPTDIDIAYYLIHSMSNTSNDFEKLEQECAANFRTSIEKTNTKQVIYLSGITNDANLSKHLQSRKNVEHELESKSYALTIFKAGIIVGSGSSSFEIIRDLVEKLPFMIAPKWLNTKTQPLAVRDVLSFLLKSVGNEKTFNRSFDIFGPEVLTYKQMLLQFAEVRELKRYILTVPVMTPKLSSYWLYFVTSTSYKLASNLVDSMGVEIIGKPSEINAILHVNPLSYKDAVALAFEKIEQNSIISSWKDSFISSGRLKDNFHKYINVPKYGCFQDYKELEVTNSAQTIDKIWAIGGQTGWYYGNFLWRVRGYIDKVFGGIGLRRGRTNPTQLDAGDALDFWRVIYADKEKQKLLLYAEMKLPGEAWLEFKIEDNLLKQTATFRPRGILGRLYWYSVLPFHGFIFNGMIKKLALK; from the coding sequence ATGAATATTCTCGTAACAGGAGCTACAGGTTATATAGGCAAACGCCTAATCCCTTTATTATTGCATGAAGGGCATCACGTTACTTGTGCTGTAAGAGATAAATTGCGAGCAGACAAAAGCTACTTACAAGAAGAGCAAATAGATATTATTGAGGTAGATTTTTTAAAGCCGGAAACATTAAAAAACATTCCTACTGACATCGATATTGCATATTATCTCATTCATTCCATGTCGAATACTTCTAACGATTTTGAAAAGTTAGAACAAGAATGTGCGGCAAATTTTAGAACGAGTATAGAAAAAACAAATACAAAGCAAGTAATTTACCTTAGTGGTATTACAAACGACGCAAACCTTTCTAAACATCTTCAATCACGTAAAAATGTGGAGCACGAATTAGAATCTAAAAGCTATGCGTTAACCATCTTTAAAGCGGGTATTATAGTGGGTTCTGGTAGTTCTTCCTTTGAGATAATAAGAGATTTAGTCGAGAAACTTCCTTTTATGATTGCTCCTAAATGGCTAAATACAAAAACACAACCTTTAGCGGTTCGCGATGTACTTTCGTTTCTATTAAAAAGTGTAGGAAACGAAAAAACCTTCAACCGTTCTTTCGATATTTTTGGACCAGAAGTTTTAACATACAAACAAATGCTTTTGCAATTTGCAGAAGTGCGGGAACTTAAAAGATACATTCTTACGGTTCCTGTAATGACACCAAAACTATCTTCGTATTGGTTATATTTTGTAACATCTACATCTTACAAACTGGCCTCTAACCTTGTAGATAGTATGGGTGTGGAAATTATTGGTAAACCCAGTGAAATCAATGCCATACTACATGTAAATCCTTTAAGTTATAAAGATGCTGTAGCATTAGCTTTTGAAAAAATTGAGCAAAACAGTATTATTTCTAGCTGGAAAGATTCCTTTATTAGTAGCGGAAGATTAAAAGACAACTTTCATAAATATATAAATGTTCCCAAATATGGTTGCTTTCAAGATTATAAAGAACTCGAAGTAACTAACAGCGCACAAACCATAGATAAAATATGGGCTATTGGCGGACAAACAGGTTGGTACTACGGAAATTTTTTATGGAGAGTAAGAGGCTATATTGATAAAGTATTTGGCGGAATTGGATTAAGAAGAGGAAGAACAAATCCGACGCAATTAGATGCTGGAGACGCATTAGATTTTTGGAGAGTTATTTATGCCGATAAAGAAAAACAAAAGCTCCTACTCTATGCCGAAATGAAACTTCCAGGAGAAGCTTGGCTAGAATTTAAAATTGAAGACAACCTTTTAAAACAAACAGCAACATTTAGACCAAGAGGAATACTTGGCAGATTATATTGGTATAGTGTTTTACCATTTCATGGATTTATTTTTAACGGAATGATAAAAAAATTAGCACTTAAATGA